From the Stigmatella erecta genome, one window contains:
- a CDS encoding phospholipase D-like domain-containing protein yields the protein MPSLRNEPELGLPSPQGLIHDIAEQAFSRASGAPLVAGNDVRVLLDGQENYPAWLAAIREAQRTIFFENYIIEDDEVGRAFAEALAERARAGVKVRLIHDWLGSLGGASNRFWRELEAAGVEVRCFNPPRLSSPLGWLSRDHRKMISIDGRIGFVTGLCVSRRWLGEPSRPLSAWRDTGLELRGPAIGCLERAFAQVWREMGAPLPPALFTEPSTIPLAGDVSLRIVADEPNSTGLFRLDQIIAAAARRTLWLTDAYFVGFAPYVQALRAAARDGVDVRLLVPSTSDIPLISPFSRAGYRPLLEAGVRVFEWNGTMIHAKTGVADSRWARIGSSNLNLASFVGNYELDAAIDDERVARKLEDIYEEDLSNSTEITLTARKRVRPLRPRHVPASPPGSRSSLGAVRFANAVGVAAAASTRTLGAVESSIMLGLALILLAIALVAILWPIVMAYSIAAVVGWLSLTLFLRIYRNTRQRELEPPGNARSGLPE from the coding sequence CATCGCCGAGCAGGCCTTCTCCCGCGCCTCGGGGGCGCCGCTCGTCGCGGGCAATGACGTCCGGGTGTTGCTGGATGGCCAGGAGAACTATCCCGCCTGGCTCGCGGCCATCCGCGAGGCCCAGCGGACCATCTTCTTCGAGAACTACATCATCGAGGATGATGAGGTGGGCAGGGCCTTCGCGGAGGCGCTCGCGGAGCGCGCGCGGGCGGGCGTGAAGGTGCGGCTCATTCACGACTGGCTGGGCTCGCTGGGGGGCGCCTCGAACCGGTTCTGGAGAGAGCTCGAGGCCGCGGGGGTGGAGGTGCGGTGTTTCAACCCGCCGAGGCTCTCCAGCCCGCTGGGGTGGCTGAGCCGCGACCATCGCAAGATGATCTCCATCGATGGGCGGATCGGCTTCGTGACGGGGTTGTGTGTCAGCCGGCGCTGGCTGGGTGAGCCCTCGCGCCCACTGTCCGCGTGGCGCGATACGGGGCTCGAGCTGCGGGGGCCCGCCATCGGGTGTCTGGAGCGCGCCTTCGCGCAGGTCTGGCGGGAGATGGGGGCGCCCTTGCCCCCCGCGCTGTTCACGGAGCCCAGCACCATTCCCCTGGCCGGGGACGTGTCCCTGCGCATCGTGGCGGATGAGCCCAACTCGACGGGACTGTTCCGGCTGGACCAGATCATCGCCGCGGCGGCCCGGAGGACGCTGTGGCTCACGGATGCCTATTTCGTGGGCTTCGCCCCGTACGTCCAGGCGCTGCGCGCGGCGGCCCGGGATGGGGTCGATGTGCGGCTGCTGGTGCCGAGCACCTCGGACATTCCGCTCATCAGCCCCTTCTCGCGGGCCGGGTACCGGCCGTTGCTGGAGGCGGGCGTCCGGGTGTTCGAGTGGAACGGCACCATGATTCACGCGAAGACCGGCGTCGCGGATAGCCGGTGGGCGCGCATCGGCTCGTCGAACCTGAACCTCGCCAGCTTCGTTGGCAACTACGAGCTGGACGCGGCCATCGACGATGAGCGGGTGGCGCGGAAGCTGGAGGACATCTACGAGGAGGATCTCTCGAACAGCACGGAGATCACCCTCACGGCCCGCAAGCGGGTGAGGCCCCTGCGGCCCCGGCACGTGCCGGCCTCACCTCCCGGGTCCCGCTCGTCCCTGGGCGCGGTCCGCTTCGCGAACGCCGTCGGGGTGGCCGCGGCGGCCAGCACCCGGACGCTCGGCGCCGTGGAGAGCAGCATCATGCTGGGCCTGGCGCTCATCCTGCTGGCCATCGCGCTGGTCGCCATCCTGTGGCCCATCGTGATGGCCTACTCGATCGCGGCGGTGGTGGGGTGGCTCTCGCTCACGCTGTTCCTGCGCATCTACCGCAACACCCGGCAGCGTGAGCTCGAGCCCCCCGGCAACGCTAGAAGCGGGCTCCCAGAGTGA
- a CDS encoding outer membrane beta-barrel protein, whose product MVAKGLKVLGLMLVLGTAGTAAAQEGPQGRVKVFLKGGLGDYTGDIGESVKMGPTWGLTLNVQPLRFLGFEVGYEGGRNTIGTDALDIALTRHGGSALVKLGLPVLEAVKPFVGVGIGISRISVGGDLLQRGDYVSDTVKELPLVAGIEFNTGSLTAGARATYRPFLDQNIREQVEDPSGGYFDFAITLGARF is encoded by the coding sequence ATGGTTGCGAAGGGCCTCAAGGTGCTGGGACTCATGCTGGTGCTGGGCACGGCGGGCACTGCCGCCGCCCAGGAAGGGCCCCAGGGCCGGGTGAAGGTGTTCCTCAAGGGCGGTCTGGGCGACTACACGGGGGACATCGGCGAGAGCGTCAAGATGGGCCCCACCTGGGGACTGACGCTGAACGTGCAGCCGCTGCGCTTCCTCGGCTTCGAGGTGGGCTACGAGGGCGGCCGCAACACCATCGGCACCGACGCGCTCGACATCGCCCTCACGCGCCACGGCGGCAGCGCCCTGGTGAAGCTGGGCCTTCCGGTCCTGGAGGCCGTGAAGCCCTTCGTGGGCGTGGGCATCGGCATCTCGCGCATCTCCGTGGGCGGAGATCTGCTCCAGCGCGGAGACTACGTCTCGGACACGGTGAAGGAGCTGCCCCTGGTGGCCGGCATCGAGTTCAACACCGGCTCGCTCACCGCGGGCGCCCGCGCCACCTACCGGCCGTTCCTGGACCAGAACATCCGCGAGCAGGTGGAGGACCCGAGCGGCGGCTACTTCGACTTCGCCATCACTCTGGGAGCCCGCTTCTAG
- the recJ gene encoding single-stranded-DNA-specific exonuclease RecJ has protein sequence MRWLLPDAVDQQVASLARELGLHPLASRILLHRGYRTPEAASAFLSDKLSDLPDPFLLKGMVTAVERITRALRGGEKITLYGDYDVDGVCSTSLLTLFLRELGARPSTYIPHRMGEGYGLNLQAMDRIAADGTRLLVTLDCGITSVAEVARARELGMDVVIVDHHTVPEVLPPAVAVLNPHQPGCDYPTKTLCAAGVAFNLCMGLRKHLREAGFFATRKEPLLKGLMDLVALATVADVVPLTGANRILVAHGLQELTAARRHGVRALKEVAGVEPEAPVTAGQVGFRLGPRINAAGRLHDASLGLQLLTSESLEEARRLAGVLDRANAERQGIESSILSEALKQAEGLSHARGFVLYAEGWHPGVIGIVASRVVERFHRPTVMVGVNEGIGKGSARSIEGFHLYDALHGCSGMLARFGGHKYAAGLTIEAGRLPAFREAFERVAFERLTPDDLIPRCRVDAVVMPHELDERAVESLQRLGPFGQGNPEPVLVLRKQLARPRVLTPKTGHGHAHLKLALVDAPGVDAIGFGMADRLSLVEGPVDLAFQVGMDTFRGQRRVSLKLKDLRIAA, from the coding sequence GTGCGGTGGCTGTTACCCGATGCAGTCGATCAGCAGGTGGCCTCACTGGCGCGAGAGCTGGGGCTGCACCCCCTGGCCTCGCGAATCCTGCTGCACCGGGGGTACCGCACGCCCGAGGCCGCCTCGGCCTTCCTCTCCGACAAGCTGTCGGATTTGCCGGACCCGTTCCTGCTCAAGGGCATGGTCACCGCCGTCGAGCGCATCACCCGGGCCCTGCGGGGCGGTGAGAAAATCACCCTCTACGGGGACTATGACGTGGACGGGGTGTGCTCCACCTCGCTGCTCACGCTCTTCCTGAGGGAGCTGGGCGCCCGGCCCTCCACCTACATTCCGCACCGCATGGGGGAGGGGTACGGGCTCAACCTCCAGGCCATGGATCGCATCGCCGCGGACGGGACGCGGCTGCTCGTCACCCTGGACTGCGGCATCACCTCCGTGGCGGAGGTGGCCCGGGCCCGGGAGCTGGGCATGGACGTGGTCATCGTGGACCACCACACGGTGCCCGAGGTGCTGCCGCCCGCAGTGGCCGTGCTCAACCCGCACCAGCCCGGCTGTGACTACCCCACCAAGACGCTGTGCGCCGCCGGGGTGGCCTTCAACCTGTGCATGGGGTTGCGCAAGCACCTGCGCGAGGCGGGGTTCTTCGCCACCCGCAAGGAGCCCCTCCTCAAGGGGTTGATGGATCTGGTGGCCCTGGCCACCGTGGCGGATGTGGTGCCGCTCACCGGCGCCAACCGCATCCTCGTGGCCCATGGCCTCCAGGAGCTCACCGCCGCGCGCCGCCATGGCGTCCGCGCCCTCAAGGAGGTGGCGGGCGTGGAGCCGGAGGCCCCCGTGACGGCCGGCCAGGTGGGCTTCCGCCTGGGGCCCCGCATCAACGCCGCGGGCCGCCTGCACGACGCGTCGCTCGGGCTTCAGCTCCTCACCTCCGAGTCCCTGGAGGAGGCGCGGCGGCTGGCCGGGGTGCTGGACCGCGCCAACGCCGAGCGCCAGGGCATCGAGAGCTCCATCCTGTCCGAGGCGCTCAAGCAGGCCGAGGGCCTCTCTCACGCGCGGGGCTTCGTGCTCTACGCGGAGGGGTGGCACCCGGGCGTCATCGGCATCGTCGCCTCGCGCGTGGTGGAGCGCTTCCACCGGCCCACCGTCATGGTCGGGGTGAACGAGGGGATTGGAAAGGGCTCGGCGCGCAGCATCGAGGGCTTCCACCTCTATGACGCGCTCCATGGCTGCTCGGGCATGCTCGCGCGCTTCGGGGGGCACAAGTACGCGGCCGGGCTCACCATCGAGGCGGGGCGGCTGCCGGCCTTCCGCGAGGCCTTCGAGCGCGTGGCCTTCGAGCGCCTCACGCCGGATGACCTGATTCCCCGGTGCCGGGTGGATGCGGTGGTGATGCCGCACGAGCTGGACGAGCGCGCGGTGGAGTCCCTTCAGCGGCTGGGCCCCTTCGGACAGGGCAACCCCGAGCCGGTGCTGGTGCTGCGCAAGCAGCTCGCGCGCCCCCGGGTGCTGACGCCCAAGACGGGCCACGGCCACGCTCACCTGAAGCTGGCGCTCGTGGATGCGCCCGGCGTGGATGCCATCGGCTTCGGCATGGCGGACCGGCTGTCCCTCGTGGAAGGGCCGGTGGACCTGGCCTTCCAGGTGGGCATGGACACCTTCCGCGGGCAGCGGCGCGTGTCCTTGAAGCTCAAGGACCTGCGCATCGCCGCCTGA
- a CDS encoding YHS domain-containing protein, with protein sequence MKGVQSRHLDPVCGRQVEGPDGRPSSEYKKRRYFFCSERCRSTFEKQAERFRLNDLARAGALLTPGRVRWGIS encoded by the coding sequence ATGAAGGGCGTGCAGAGCCGTCATCTGGATCCAGTCTGTGGCCGGCAGGTGGAGGGACCCGATGGGCGTCCCTCGTCGGAGTACAAGAAGCGCCGGTACTTCTTCTGCTCGGAGCGGTGCCGCTCGACGTTCGAGAAGCAGGCGGAGCGCTTCCGGCTGAACGACCTGGCGCGCGCCGGGGCGCTGCTGACGCCCGGGCGGGTGCGCTGGGGCATCTCCTGA
- the aspS gene encoding aspartate--tRNA ligase, with translation MAVPFISEVKRTHTCGQLTKEQLGQEVVLFGWVQNRRDHGGAVFIDLRDREGLTQVVFEPDAKEAHELAGQLRLEFCIGVRGKVISRGKNVNPKMKTGEIEVKADALTIFNRSEPTPFLIEDAIDTAEDKRLAHRYLDLRRKPLQQSLMTRSKMNALTRSYMVQNGFLELETPFMGKYTPGGARNFLVPSRLNAGKFYALAESPQLYKQLFMVAGFDRYFQIVKCFRDEDLRLDRQPEFTQIDVEMSFVNQDDIFTMIEGLIQKLWKEVLGVDVPTPFMRMNFDESMAKYGNDKPDLRFGLEHIVLTDLIREHGEGGGVPLIWEAVQHKGIVKAMVIPADKPLSRAESDKLEEFAKQAGARGLARAKVGEGGEWTQSPLAKTISPALRQAINQACNAKTGDLILFQFGRESLVHTVMANLRVHVAKKLGLIPEYGSGGNWRFLWVVNPPLFEYDEDSKTWAAAHHAFTRPHDGDVQYLLTDPGRVKCHRYDVVLNGFEIGGGSIRLHDPKVQAEVFKALGIEEEEARTKFGFLLDALKYGAPPHGGIALGMDRLVMLLTGAESLRDVIPFPKSKTGTDLMTGAPGEVDDRQLKEVHVRSAPPPAPQK, from the coding sequence ATGGCGGTCCCGTTCATCTCCGAGGTCAAGCGTACCCACACCTGCGGCCAGCTCACCAAGGAGCAGTTGGGTCAGGAGGTCGTTCTCTTCGGCTGGGTGCAGAACCGGCGCGACCACGGCGGCGCGGTCTTCATCGACCTGCGGGACCGGGAGGGGCTCACCCAGGTCGTCTTCGAGCCGGACGCGAAGGAGGCCCACGAACTGGCGGGCCAGCTGCGCCTGGAGTTCTGCATCGGGGTGCGCGGCAAGGTCATCTCGCGCGGCAAGAACGTGAACCCGAAGATGAAGACGGGTGAAATCGAGGTGAAGGCGGACGCCCTCACCATCTTCAACCGCTCCGAGCCCACGCCGTTCCTCATCGAGGACGCCATCGACACGGCGGAGGACAAGCGCCTGGCGCACCGCTACCTGGACCTGCGCCGCAAGCCGTTGCAGCAGTCGCTGATGACGCGCTCGAAGATGAACGCGCTGACGCGCTCCTACATGGTGCAGAACGGCTTCCTGGAGCTGGAGACGCCCTTCATGGGCAAGTACACCCCGGGCGGCGCGCGCAACTTCCTGGTGCCCAGCCGGCTCAACGCGGGCAAGTTCTACGCGCTGGCGGAGAGCCCGCAGCTCTACAAGCAGCTGTTCATGGTCGCGGGCTTCGACCGGTACTTCCAGATCGTCAAGTGCTTCCGGGACGAGGACCTGCGCCTGGACCGGCAGCCGGAGTTCACGCAGATCGACGTGGAGATGAGCTTCGTCAACCAGGACGACATCTTCACCATGATCGAAGGGCTCATCCAGAAGCTGTGGAAGGAAGTGCTCGGCGTGGACGTGCCCACGCCGTTCATGCGGATGAACTTCGACGAGTCCATGGCGAAGTACGGCAACGACAAGCCGGACCTGCGCTTCGGGCTGGAGCACATCGTCCTGACGGACCTCATCCGCGAGCACGGCGAGGGCGGCGGGGTGCCGCTCATCTGGGAGGCGGTGCAGCACAAGGGCATCGTCAAGGCCATGGTCATCCCCGCGGACAAGCCGCTCAGCCGCGCCGAGTCCGACAAGCTGGAGGAGTTCGCCAAGCAGGCCGGCGCCCGGGGCCTGGCGCGCGCCAAGGTGGGCGAGGGCGGGGAGTGGACGCAGTCGCCGCTGGCGAAGACGATCTCCCCCGCGCTGCGGCAGGCCATCAACCAGGCGTGCAACGCGAAGACGGGCGACCTCATCCTGTTCCAGTTCGGCCGCGAGTCGCTGGTGCACACGGTGATGGCCAACCTGCGCGTGCACGTGGCCAAGAAGCTGGGCCTCATCCCCGAGTACGGCAGCGGCGGCAACTGGCGCTTCCTGTGGGTCGTCAACCCGCCCCTGTTCGAGTACGACGAGGACTCCAAGACGTGGGCGGCCGCGCACCACGCCTTCACCCGGCCGCACGACGGGGACGTGCAGTACCTGCTGACGGATCCGGGCCGCGTGAAGTGCCACCGCTATGACGTGGTGCTCAACGGCTTCGAGATCGGCGGCGGCTCCATCCGGCTCCATGATCCGAAGGTCCAGGCGGAGGTCTTCAAGGCGCTCGGCATCGAGGAGGAGGAGGCCCGGACGAAGTTCGGCTTCCTGCTGGACGCGCTCAAGTACGGCGCGCCGCCGCACGGTGGCATCGCCCTGGGCATGGACCGGCTCGTCATGCTGCTGACCGGCGCGGAGTCCCTGCGCGATGTGATTCCGTTCCCCAAGTCGAAGACGGGCACGGACCTGATGACGGGCGCCCCGGGCGAGGTGGATGACCGGCAGCTCAAGGAGGTCCACGTCCGCTCCGCGCCGCCTCCCGCGCCGCAGAAGTAG
- a CDS encoding PhzF family phenazine biosynthesis protein, with the protein MRVSIVDAFTRTPGAGNRAGVVLEAGHLEAAEMQRIAACVAASETAFAVSGPAEGRVQLRYFSPGKEIAFCGHATVAALHLMSEQGLLPRQGECQLGCAAGSFRVELEPVDARHSRAWIVTPQYPWTPSPLPLETLMPLLGGTARMVDSSLPVLFSGHSLFVPMARRDELWTLSPRTGPLAEATVRHGIQGVFLFTRETVEAGHAAQSRYFAPAVGIPEDPVTGSASGLLASYLMTHGVLKAPGPGERLRARVEQGDAMGKPGRVELEALGGPAGESRVRIGGVAVTVLEGELRA; encoded by the coding sequence ATGCGGGTTTCCATCGTCGATGCCTTCACCCGGACGCCGGGTGCGGGCAACCGCGCGGGCGTGGTGCTGGAGGCCGGGCACCTGGAGGCCGCGGAGATGCAGCGGATCGCCGCTTGTGTGGCGGCCTCGGAGACGGCCTTCGCTGTCTCTGGGCCGGCCGAGGGCCGGGTCCAGCTGCGCTACTTCTCCCCTGGCAAGGAGATCGCCTTCTGCGGCCATGCGACCGTGGCGGCCCTCCACCTGATGAGCGAGCAGGGGCTGCTGCCGCGCCAGGGGGAGTGCCAGCTCGGCTGTGCCGCGGGCTCCTTCCGCGTCGAGCTGGAGCCCGTGGACGCGCGGCACAGCCGGGCCTGGATCGTCACGCCGCAGTACCCCTGGACGCCGAGCCCCCTGCCCCTCGAGACGCTGATGCCCCTGCTGGGGGGAACGGCGCGGATGGTGGACAGCTCGCTGCCGGTGCTGTTCTCGGGCCACAGCCTCTTCGTGCCCATGGCGCGCCGCGACGAGCTCTGGACGCTGAGCCCTCGGACGGGACCGCTGGCCGAGGCCACGGTGCGTCATGGCATCCAGGGGGTATTCCTGTTCACCCGGGAGACGGTGGAGGCTGGCCACGCGGCCCAGTCGCGCTACTTCGCACCGGCGGTGGGCATCCCCGAGGACCCCGTGACGGGCTCCGCCAGCGGGCTCCTGGCCAGCTACCTCATGACGCACGGCGTTCTGAAGGCGCCGGGCCCCGGGGAGCGGCTGCGCGCGCGGGTGGAGCAGGGGGATGCCATGGGCAAGCCGGGCCGGGTGGAGCTGGAGGCCCTGGGCGGCCCGGCCGGGGAAAGCCGGGTGCGCATCGGCGGGGTGGCGGTGACGGTGCTGGAGGGGGAGCTGCGCGCCTGA
- a CDS encoding diacylglycerol/lipid kinase family protein: MKTFLVVNPRSAGGQTGKRWAELSAQVSRAIGEFGHGFTEGAMDAARIARKAVQEGYECVVAVGGDGTINEVLNGFFHEGRAINPRAALGIIPRGTGGDFRRAFGWDLELDSALARLRSAHTEPFDVGFVEYVNHEGKPEQRYFANIASFGVSAVVAHEVNTSSKALGGNLSFMWGTVKGLVKYSAPKVRIRADAGSQDPVSVTVVAVANGRYFGSGMCVAPGALTHDGLFDVTVWSGYGLNDFLFKSKGIYNGQHVTWKGTRQLQCRSFEAESENGQEVLIEVDGEVPGRLPARMTILPGAIRLKV; this comes from the coding sequence ATGAAGACGTTCCTCGTGGTCAACCCGCGTAGCGCCGGGGGTCAGACGGGCAAGCGCTGGGCGGAGCTCTCCGCCCAGGTGAGCCGGGCCATCGGCGAGTTCGGGCACGGGTTCACCGAGGGCGCCATGGACGCGGCGCGGATTGCCCGGAAGGCCGTGCAGGAGGGCTACGAGTGCGTCGTCGCGGTGGGCGGGGACGGCACCATCAACGAGGTGCTCAACGGCTTCTTCCACGAGGGGCGCGCCATCAACCCGCGCGCGGCCCTGGGCATCATCCCCCGGGGGACGGGGGGCGACTTCCGGCGCGCCTTCGGGTGGGACCTGGAGCTGGACTCGGCGCTGGCGCGGCTGCGCTCCGCGCACACGGAGCCCTTCGACGTGGGGTTCGTGGAGTACGTCAACCACGAGGGCAAGCCGGAGCAGCGCTACTTCGCCAACATCGCCTCGTTCGGCGTGAGCGCGGTGGTGGCGCACGAGGTGAATACCAGCAGCAAGGCGCTGGGCGGGAACCTGAGCTTCATGTGGGGGACGGTGAAGGGGCTGGTCAAATATTCCGCGCCCAAGGTGCGCATCCGCGCGGATGCGGGCTCGCAGGATCCGGTGTCCGTCACCGTGGTGGCGGTGGCCAACGGGCGCTACTTCGGCAGCGGCATGTGCGTGGCGCCGGGCGCGCTGACGCACGATGGGCTCTTCGACGTCACCGTTTGGAGCGGCTACGGGCTGAATGACTTTCTCTTCAAGTCCAAGGGCATCTACAACGGCCAGCACGTGACGTGGAAGGGCACCCGGCAGCTCCAGTGCCGCTCGTTCGAGGCGGAGAGCGAGAATGGCCAGGAGGTGCTCATCGAGGTGGATGGAGAAGTGCCCGGCCGCCTGCCCGCGAGGATGACGATCCTGCCCGGGGCCATCCGGCTCAAGGTGTAA
- a CDS encoding serine/threonine protein kinase, which translates to MSGLPRQPCPEAASPDALVPGTVLGSWRLSGRVGRGTYGAVYRVEQEGAAAVGALKLALHPRDERFEREAELLSRIHHPRVPRLLGRGEWVGGPWNMPYPYLVMEWVEGMPLYDWARLRSPTSRQVLHVLAQLARALEATHRAKGLHRDIKGDNVRVGPAGEAWLMDFGCGTYAGARPLTEGPLAPGTRLYRSPQALRHLWTHRKRGGAYAASAEDDVYALGVLAYRVVTGTYPPPGTDLEAKQARRQGGRAGRPPAHVLNRWVSPELSALIERMLADRPGQRGAASEWAELLERVAARAGVAADLPLEGAVERIAPAVQAAARSREVPQRRGGTLAVPAGVVAGAYLVMALSAPYIPDESWMATPDAGLEEGRVGLADAAAETSSLFMIGHGTAEASRSAVALDMPKGPLKGQKRPPCRPRWEVEVNKACWSQVGTVSPPCGAEGYEWKGFCYMPVIAPERPNTSDGR; encoded by the coding sequence ATGAGCGGCCTACCTCGACAGCCATGCCCGGAAGCTGCATCTCCAGATGCCCTCGTGCCTGGCACGGTGCTGGGGTCTTGGCGCCTGTCTGGGCGGGTGGGACGGGGCACGTACGGCGCCGTGTACCGAGTGGAGCAGGAGGGCGCAGCGGCAGTGGGGGCGCTGAAGCTGGCGCTGCATCCCAGGGACGAGCGATTCGAGCGGGAGGCGGAGCTGTTGTCGCGGATTCACCACCCCCGCGTGCCGAGGTTGCTGGGCCGGGGCGAATGGGTGGGGGGTCCTTGGAACATGCCGTACCCCTATCTGGTGATGGAATGGGTGGAGGGGATGCCCCTCTATGACTGGGCCCGCCTGCGGAGCCCCACCTCCCGGCAGGTCCTCCACGTCCTGGCCCAGCTGGCGCGAGCACTGGAGGCCACTCACAGGGCCAAGGGGCTCCACCGGGATATCAAGGGCGACAATGTCCGGGTGGGACCGGCGGGAGAGGCCTGGTTGATGGACTTCGGATGCGGAACGTACGCGGGCGCTCGGCCATTGACGGAGGGGCCGCTGGCACCCGGGACGCGGCTTTACCGGAGCCCCCAGGCATTGCGTCACCTGTGGACTCACCGGAAGCGAGGCGGTGCCTACGCGGCGAGTGCTGAGGACGACGTGTACGCGCTGGGCGTCCTGGCTTATCGGGTGGTGACGGGGACGTATCCGCCCCCCGGGACGGACCTGGAGGCGAAACAAGCCAGACGACAAGGCGGCAGGGCGGGACGTCCCCCCGCGCACGTGCTCAATCGCTGGGTGAGCCCTGAACTGTCCGCGCTCATTGAGCGGATGCTGGCCGACCGGCCCGGTCAGAGAGGGGCTGCGAGCGAGTGGGCAGAGCTCCTGGAGCGGGTTGCCGCCAGGGCAGGGGTGGCCGCAGACCTTCCTCTGGAGGGTGCGGTGGAACGCATCGCTCCAGCGGTGCAAGCCGCCGCCCGCTCACGGGAGGTGCCCCAGCGGCGGGGAGGGACCCTGGCAGTTCCAGCGGGAGTCGTCGCAGGGGCCTACCTCGTGATGGCTTTGTCCGCTCCTTACATTCCGGATGAGTCGTGGATGGCCACGCCCGATGCGGGCCTGGAGGAGGGGAGGGTGGGGTTGGCGGACGCCGCGGCGGAGACCTCGTCTCTTTTCATGATTGGGCACGGCACTGCGGAGGCATCCCGCAGTGCCGTGGCGCTCGATATGCCAAAGGGTCCGCTCAAAGGACAGAAGCGGCCCCCGTGCCGTCCCCGATGGGAGGTCGAAGTCAACAAGGCGTGTTGGAGCCAGGTCGGAACGGTCTCCCCGCCCTGCGGCGCCGAAGGCTATGAGTGGAAAGGCTTTTGCTACATGCCAGTCATTGCGCCCGAGAGGCCCAATACCTCGGATGGCCGGTAA